In Lactuca sativa cultivar Salinas chromosome 5, Lsat_Salinas_v11, whole genome shotgun sequence, the DNA window tgtAAAGCAAATATGCTTTCAATTGGTGGTAGATCATACTCTTGTCGTTTGTCCTTGGTTTGCTCaagatttattatttttttcgttgttttatgatgtggtgcAAGTTAAAAACACACTGGAGACTCTAATAGCTAGTTTCTCTTGGGTGGTGAAGGGGATTCTGTTGAGATATGTATTACATTTCCTTATTGTTCTAGATTACTTACTTTCCAAGCTTTTAGTTTCCTTATTAAAGGTATTAGTTTCCTTTTCCTATTCATAGTATTtgccctataaatacaagggttaTAAATCGTTTGAATGATAAGAAAAAAAACGTCTTCTGTTTATTACTTTTGTCCCTAAAATTATTTTGGTATCGGAGCAAACCTGGGAATAATACTAGTTTTGCATCTAAACAGTGACGGGCAGCGGCCCCGGTGATCATTCCGACAGAAAAAGGAGACAACAACCATTGACACCTTATCTCCATTCTTTCTTACCTCGGTAGATCACCAGGTCTGAATTTTGTAGGTGATAATCTGTTCAACAATGGGAATTACAATTATTAGAAGAGCGATATGACGATTGCTTTACTTGAAAAGAACACATTAGGATTTGTAGACGGATCAATGTCGATGCCTACCAACAGTTCTACAGACTTAAAAAACTGGAAACGATGCAATGTCATGGTGTGTGGATATCTCGTCAGCTCTATGGATAAAGAAATTAAAAGTAGTTTCAAATATGCAAATACTACTTGCGACATATAGGTTGACTTGGAAGAGAGAGATCTGACAAAGAAAATGCCCCAAGAGCCTATGAATTTAGTTGCACCATCACCATGATTCGCCAAGAGGGGATGATTTTCTCTACATATTACACCAAACTAAGAAGTGTTTGGGATGAAATCCAATCAGTAACCCAATTACCTGCTTGTAGATGTCAAGATTGTAAGTGTGACATCTCCAAGGAGATTACAAGATTTCGTGACAAAGAAATACTCTATGATTTCCTAATGGGACTCAATGAAGAATACAACATGATAAAAACACAAATTCTAAGTAGCGATCCACTTCCTACTCTTGGAGTTGCCTATCACCTTGTTAGCCAAGATGAACGATAGCACACCATTGGTTCTGCTCGGCACACTACCAGAGAAGCGGCAACCTTCCAAGCGTACGGGAAAAACACCAATCGACATTCCTCAAGAACTAATAACCTGTCAAGATACAGGAGAGATGATCATGGAAAGAAGAATATTAACATGTGGTGTAATCATTATCAAAAGTCAGGACACATTGTTGATGGTGGCTTCGAGATAATAGGATATCCAGATTAGTGGAACGTAAAGACTACCAATAAAAACCAACGTAGAAAGAAGTCGCTGCCAAGAGCTACTAATACGACAACTTTTGTTGGTGAACAAAGTGGTACCAACATTACCAAAGATGAATATAACAAGCTAATTGTAACGACCAAATTCTcaaggaaaattttcatttaaattaataaaCACATTTGCATAAAACCATGAGATCCCACATTTAGTTTTAAAAACATCATCCTTTACACCATTATTTAAATCATCAGAGTTCCCCAAACATATTagtgaaagagagatagagtgcacgccacgCCATCACGCCTTGtccttgcccttaggctccgatgtacctgaaacaaatcaacaacctgtaagtgaaacgcttaatgagttccccagagcataccacacatcACGCATACACATATACTAGTAGCTAAtcaaagctacacacatatcacataagccatgcatacataaaaccagcaaaaatgccatgggctaccccacatggtctttaccttgGACTACCATGGGCTACcgcacatggtcttatatccaatgtcatgggctaccccacatggtcgttacctaggaattctattggctaccccacatggtctttgccTAGGACTGCCACGGGTTACCCcaaatggtcttacatccaatgccacgggctccccccggggtcttcatgcaaaacacacaatcacatatcatatcaaatcACAGAGTGactaacacatataccataaacacataatgggtcggacttggtgccttagacccatgggtatggtgagaagactcacctcagtctgctgaACACACAAGCTACTCTCCTAACAGTCTGCAACCTCTCGAACTCCAGAAGCCTTGCAAGATGACCCAAAAGCAGGTCCTTGAAGCACCCAACTGATCGAAGCTTTCTTAACAACTCTCCTTCTTGAAAGAActccaaaataaccacaaaaaccCTCTTCTTAGGCTCCAAAACTCACTCACACTCTAACTCAGTTGTAGGAAGACGAAATGGGGCTAAAGAGACTGATAGGGTTTGGTCTAAGAGGCCAAAAGAAGTTTAAATAGGGAACAAGTctggggtttagggtttagtcctTCTGATGCGTATGCCAGACGTACCCtcacgtacgcccagcatacgcggGGCTCCTCCGCGATCACTTAGGcagagtacgctaagcatacccataggtacgcccagcgtactcaagggaccaaaaatgcaaaagtgTGAATTCTCGAGGGTCACAAGACATACCAACTTTTGGGTGTTACACTAATACATATGATTCAATCGATGAAGTATCGGGATCATGCTCCCAAGGCTAATATGGTAGATAAGATGTCTTATATCCCTCAAACAAATatgataaatataaaaaaaattcatggATTATAGATTCTGGGGATAGTGAACATATAACCACGTATAAAAATTGGTTTAAATAtgttagataaaacaaagacGGTATCACGGTTACCATTCCAAAAGGTGAAACTATTCCCATTTCAGGAACCAGAAATGTCCAAATTTCGAAAGGTTTAGAACTAAAACATGTACTTAACATCCCACACTTCAATTGCAATTTATTGCCTGTTAGTCGACTTTCTTGTGATTTACATTGTTCACTTACATTCCTTCCATATTCCTGTGTTCTACAGACTTGTAATCAAAGAACCTGATTAGGACGGGTAAGGAACGTGATGGCTTGTATTCTTTGGAACCGCTTAAAGAAAATAAGAAGGCCTTGTCGGTTTTTGGTAAACAAGTAATTTGGCATAGGAGACTTGGACATGCATCAAAAGAAGTTTAAAGAGTATTCAACAATTAGACATAGAAAAATTGCAATCATTTTTGTGATTCATGTATTAGGGCTAAACAAAGTATGTTGCCTTTTCCTATTAGTTATTCGAAAACTAGTAAATGTTTTGAGCTAATTCATTTTGACATATGGGGTCGTTATCATCATGCTACTCTTAATAggtgtcattatttcttatccatttatgatgattatagtagagCAATATGGGTTTACTTAATGAAAAATAAATCTGAGGCATCATAATTTTTAACGTCGTTTAACTACATGTTTGAAAAAGGAGTGAAACGGATAAGGACCGATAATGGATTTGAATATAATTCACACCATATGCTTGACTTTTATAAATAACATTGGATCTTGCTTGAAACTTCATGTCCATATACTCACCAACAAAACGGTGTTGTTGAGCACAAGCATCGACACTTACTTGAAATGGCATGAGCATTACGATTCCAAGCATCTTTACCTATTGATTTTTGGGGAGATTGTGTTCTAACGACAACATAAATCATcaataaattaccaaaaaaagTGTTGAACAACAAAACTCCACATGAAGTGTTATTAGGAAAAATTCCATCGTACAAGCATCTAAAGGTTTTTGGTTATCTGGCATATGCTTTTGATTCTTTGGGAAAACAAGATAAGTTTGCCGAGAGAGAGGAAGACCTTGTGTATTTCTTGCTTATACGATGGGACAAAAGGGATATAAACTATATGATCTTGAAAATAAGAAGACTTATGTAAGTAGGAATTTGACCTTCATTGAAGATGTATTCCCTTTTGGAAACAATTATGAGATTAACATGGACATTGAGAACACAAATTTTGCAAAATCTCTACATAGATTACAATAAGAGATGGCTGATGATATTAATCCAAGTATGCGTCATACCAAAACCGATGCTGAAGATCATATAGACAATGCACACAAAATTTTTGACAACACAAATAGTAATTTCGACAGTGAACAACCTCCACATGAGACAAATACACCAGCTCAATCGTGTCATAAAACATCACAACAAACAAGATTCAGTTCTCGGGCGAGAACGGCTCCAAAACATCTTGAAGAATTTCACATTGATTTACCACCTTCACTAACTCATTTAAAGATTGTGGAAGGATCCTCCGCCCAGTATCTTCTTGTCAATTTCGTGTCATATAAGAACTTTTCTAATTCTCACAAAGCTTTTCTTGCAACTATTACTTCTCACGATGAGCCTATAAACTTGTTACAAGTTGTTAAAGATTCGAATTGGAGAGATGCCATGAGTAAAGAGATTCGTGCGCATGAAGAAAATGGCACTTGGACGTTAACAAAGTTACTTACTGGAAAGAAAAAGGCTATTGATTCAAAGTGGGTATACAAGATGAAATATAAACACAATGGAGAGATTGAGCGATATAAACTATGATTAGTAGCTAAGGGTTTCACATAAAGAGAAGGAATTGATTTCCATGAAACCTTTGCACCGGTAGCTAAGTTTGTTACCGCTCGATGTGCTCTTGCTCTAGCGGCGAAAAAGAAATGGGAGGTGCACTAAATGGATGTAAATAATTCCTTTTTGCATGGAGATTTAAATGAAGAAGTGTATATGAAGATTCCACAAGgttttgataaaaataaagaACGTGTAATTGGTATCAAAAATTTACAAAGGCCTCATTAATTTTGGTTTTCAACAATCCAAACCAGATCATTCCATGTTTCTTCTTCGGCAAGGTACCATACATATTGTTGCTCTtatatatgtagatgacatactcataTTAGGTAATGACAATAGGAAAATAAAAGAAGTAAAGGAATATTTGCAGTCTTAGTTTAGCATCAAAGATTTGGGCACTCTTAAATATTTTCTAGGCATTGAAGTTGCAAGATCTGAAGAAGGTTTCGTTATAAGTCAACGAAAATACACTCTTGATATTCTTGAAGATACTGGTATACAAGCGTGCCGACCTTGTAATTTTCCTATGAAGCAAAATTTGCGCCATGGATGAAATGGAGAGAATGTTGATGCATCATAGTATAGACGATTGGTGGGAAGATTGCTTTATCTCACTGTTACTCGACCAAAGTTAATCAACTCGGTCAATTTCTATATGAACCAAAGAAGCCTCACATGGATGTTGCTTTTTGGGTCTTACGCTATCTAAAAGGTACGCCTAGACAAAGGTTGTTCTTACCAGCTACCGataatcataatcttttacctgATGCAAGCTGGTTAAGCTGCCCTGCGACTAGACGTTCTTGCACATGATACTTCATTAGTTTGGAAGGAACGCCTGTATCATGGAGAGCCAAGAAACAAATTGTGGTCACAAGATCCTATGCAAAAGTGGAATATAGGGCGATGACAAATACTGTTTGTAAAGTTTTTTTTTGGCTAAGATGGCTCTTAGAAGATCTGGATGCTAATCAACATGGTGCTACTCCTTTAATTTGTGATAATGAGGTTGCACATCATATTGCTGTGAATCTTGTTTTTCATGAAAGAACAAAACATGTAGAGATGTATTGCTATTTTGTTCATGAAAGGGTTAATAGTGGTGATGTTAAGCCTTGTCATATTTGAACTGAGCACCAAACAACCGACATATTCACCAAAGCACTTGGAGCAGCTCGTTTACATTTTCTATATAGCAAGTTGGATATTTGTGATCTTTAGAGTCCAACTTGAGAAGAAATGTTGAGATATGTATTACGTTTTCTCATTGTTGTAGATTACTTACTTTCCAAGCTTTTAGTTTCCTTATTTAAGGTATTAGTTTCCTTTTCCAATGCGTAGCCTATAAATACTTTTCCAATTAGTAGCTTTTGCcctataaatacaatggttgtaaaTCGTTTGATTGATAAGAAAAGAAAAGGTTTTATGTTTATTACTTTTGTCTCTAAAATTATTAAATTCTCATAAACTACATTCGTAagttatgagttggttatatatTCAAAAGAGAAATGACATCTTGGTATCGGAAGTTTGGAAGAGTTCAAtcatttttttcttcaaaaataaAGGTGGAGATGTCTATGAACTAAATGCTTTATGTGTCAAAGTTATTAAAGTCATGCATTGTAATTATGTTGGTAGAAATGCTGTTTTGGAAATGGTGTTTGGGCTAGAGTGATGCTTTCAGCCACCAAAATACATGAGAAGGGTATTGTTCCCCGTTCCTTTTTGCGTAGACATGTAGGGTGTTAGATGTATATCTGTATATATATCTTATATTTAGTTTGTATTTGTTTGGGCTGTCCAACATTGTATTTAGCCCATTATGTATTATTGTGGTATTAATATACGTGATAGGCTTAATACCAATTCATGGGAATTGTTGAATTGGTGGAGAAGGTAATAGCCCACGATGCTGGTGTTGACCTTGAATCTGCGACGGCGTCATCCAGGGGgaatatccccccccccccaattttgACCGCATGCGAAGCCTCCGCCTCCAGATTGTCCCTGCCTTCCGCCACCTCTCCCGCCGTTCCGACCTCCCCTGCCGCCGCCACGTTGATTCCGACCACCACCTCTACCTCCGGTGGTATTTAATCGAGAATGAGAGGGGCGATTTTGGTGCTCGGTGGTGAGAATGGTTGGTGAAGATGCATTGTCTTGATGTGAGGCTTGAACGTGACGGGAGTGATCTTTTGCCATGGACCGTTCTTCAAGGGTTAACATGGAGCGCATCTCAAGGAAAGTAGGAAACTGTTTTTGATGTCGAATGGTGGTGACGACATGGGAAAATTTCTGAGATAAACCATTGATGGCATAAATAATGAGGTTTCTTTCGGGTATCGGGGATCCAATATTAGCAAGAAGATCAGAGATGGACTTGATACGTGTACAATATTCCATAACTGTAGAATCGCCAATGGTGATAGAACGAAGTTCATCATCTAATTACATGGCTTTAGTCTCTTTATTCTCATGA includes these proteins:
- the LOC128126165 gene encoding glycine-rich RNA-binding protein GRP2A-like — translated: MEYCTRIKSISDLLANIGSPIPERNLIIYAINGLSQKFSHVVTTIRHQKQFPTFLEMRSMLTLEERSMAKDHSRHVQASHQDNASSPTILTTEHQNRPSHSRLNTTGGRGGGRNQRGGGRGGRNGGRGGGRQGQSGGGGFACGQNWGGGDIPPG